The genomic DNA ATCTGGAATATGGCTATTTTAGTTCATGGTCATAGCTCGACTTCTGGATGCCGGATCAAGTCCGGCATGACAGAATCCAGAATTTGGCGTCAACGGTAAGTGTCGTTGTAGGGCTAAGTGCAGCCTTTTTCCCGTTTGCCACCTATAATTCTTGGTACACTTTGTGCATAGATTCGTGGCTGTGGGATATGCAGCTAGTTCTCCCAACTATCCTCCCACGTTCAGGGCGGACATGACTTACCATGCTCCGCCCTGTTCTTTGTTCGTAATCCAGGCAATAGAATATTTCCCTCTTCCTATCACCTGATCAGGGAGAAACCTAAGCCGGAATCTACAAACGCCTAACATTAAGCAAGGCTGGCGATTTGGGAACGACGGGATTGAGGGTTAAATCCACGGAGGCGGACCTCAATTCCTAGGTTTGCCATCCCTTGATTTGGTCTGTGCAATTCCTGTGACTCTAGTGCGACTTCGGCATTTTAGGCACTTTAAATTTTAGGCATTTCAACCTACTTATGAAAGACCGTCAGGTCCTTGACACAAGACTATTTTAGATATCCCCTCATCCAGGAGATCACAATGACGCCTAAGGCAACGACAAGACAACAAGACTGATACATCCGTGCTGCAGGCTTTTTTGCCAAAAAGGCGTAAAGCCCCCCCAGAATAATACCCGCCATAAACCCGAACAAATGAGCCGAAAGATCAGCATGTTTCCCCGAACCAAGAATGCCAAGCAGCGCCAGGCCGCCAGCCAAGGGAAGCCATGCCTTGATTTTCCGGCCGGGTATCCTGAACTTCTTGAAAAACTGCTGTGCAGCCAGGATTCCCACTGACCCGAAAACAGCAGTAGACGCCCCCACCGAAAGATGCCCGGACCCGTACAAGAGGGCGTTTACCAAATTGCCGATTATGCCTGTCGCAAGGATCATGAGCCAGCCGACACCCCATCCCGTGATGGTGCAGACTGCAGTGCCAAACAAGGCGATGCCGAGCATGTTTCCTGCCAGGTGCAAGGCGTTTGCGTGAAGCATGAGTGAAGTCACGCTCCGATACAGTTCTCCGTGCATGATATGAGAGGCTGATGACCCGAAGGCCCTGATAAGAGACTTACTGTCATTTGCCGCTGTGACACCTATATGACAACCCAGCAAGATGACCGATGCCCACAGACCGGTGAGTGTCTTGCCGTATTCATAACAGACGGGTTCATCGGTTGGGCGGAACTCCTGGTTTTCCTCAAGGTATTGTTCAATTGTGGCGAGGG from Deltaproteobacteria bacterium includes the following:
- a CDS encoding rhomboid family intramembrane serine protease; protein product: MLELFKNLSADQANSYGLVLLSSGIPHRVRKGEGGWDVLVEERDYNRALATIEQYLEENQEFRPTDEPVCYEYGKTLTGLWASVILLGCHIGVTAANDSKSLIRAFGSSASHIMHGELYRSVTSLMLHANALHLAGNMLGIALFGTAVCTITGWGVGWLMILATGIIGNLVNALLYGSGHLSVGASTAVFGSVGILAAQQFFKKFRIPGRKIKAWLPLAGGLALLGILGSGKHADLSAHLFGFMAGIILGGLYAFLAKKPAARMYQSCCLVVALGVIVISWMRGYLK